The DNA window TGATTAACcagaatacaaataaaacacataacaGAAAAGAGCTCTTTGAGCCCTTTAACCCTGTTAACCCAGCTTTGTGGGGGTTGGACCCGGgacattttattttgcttgcAATTCTGTCTTACATTCTCACCCCCATGGACTTTTAAAACTTTCACCTTGCCTAATATTATGTCTACTATGTCTAATCAGGAAAAGTTTCCAAAAATAACACTATAAAAAATCAGTAGTTtcctaataataaatagctaacCTGTTTAGCCAAGTGGTCTTTTTCAATAGCATACTTTTCTTCGAGCTTGGTCAAGTATCTGTATATATCCTTAATGTAATGGGACATAAGCAAAGCAGTATTGTTATCTTTTGCATCAATGTCTTCAATATCATCAGGGAGCTCTGGAGTAGGTTCAGgttctttttttctttgattaaCTTTTGTTGACACGTCATCACCCAATTTGAGCTTGCCCAGTGATTCTGTTGGTTCTCCAATAGGCTGTTTAAGCAAGCTTTTGACTTCTTTGGCATTCTCTTTAAGAGTAGGTAGCTTTTTCTTTGCCTGGACAACTTTCTTTGCTTGCACAAATACATTTACagattcttttatttcatttggcTTATTCTGTGTGTCTTTAAGTGCGGCCTGCAATtttatacaaagaaaatatgatatctttgtaaaataaattaagtagggtaatattatattatttaaaataactttgctAAACTATTTGGTGtcctaccaataaataaatttgaataagtttattttatctagTCTACTTCAGTATGCAGTAGTAACTGCCTTTCAGGAGGCTTCAGTTATGTAGCAACACTTACTGCAAACGGGCACCTTCAATCAGTAACTGGCCCACTAATAAagaaagtaattataaaataatttaatgatataCCCTAGAAACGACTGCCCTAGCTGCAAGCCTGCCAGTACTCTCTTCTCTGCGAAGAGGAGGCCGTGAAGAAGGCTGAATAATACTTTTGCTAGCCAATCCTGTGTCCACTTTTGATTGGACATGTTTATAGCTGTAACAAAAATAGCATATAAATCATTGAGTTGAGGCGACATAATATACTCAGATGGTTAaattatatgatataatatatcaacATCCAATGAAGTATATAAGCACACAGACATCAAATAGTCTTTTTGATGTCTGTGTGTACTGTAGATACAGTATTTGAGTTGAAAGTAATTTTGACATGATTATTGAAAGAAAATCATATCTAttacgacggccgactggcgcagtgggcagcaaccctgctttctgagtccaaggccgtgggttcgatttccacaactggaaaatgtttgtgtaatgagcataaatgtttttcaatgtatttatgtatatataattcataaaaatattcatcagtcatctcagtacccataacacaagcgatgcttactttggggctaggtggcgatgtgtgtattgtcattgtatattaaatatattatttaaataggatgTATGATGGGCAgctatgaagcattcatacaatATTTGTTATTACATTCATCAACTTAAACTAATGCTTTCAAACACAGCCTGGTCTAAGACATGGGTATTTAGGTACttaaacatacatttattatactaaaataattaaaaccagCTTCTATGAACCACGATCAATAATCTGTTCCCACACAGGAATTTCCATATACTTTTGGCCACATATACTTGGGTCCACACATAGGCAATTACAcgttgaaaattttaaacaaggTAACTGcaaaaaaagtattaagtaaTCTTATTCTGTAAGTCCTGCAGGTAGAAATATTAGATCGAATACAAAGGACCAATTAATGATTGCAAAACCCTACACTGAAAAATTGCATTGTTACTGAAATGGcggaattttattaaaaattatgtggGTAGTTACCATCGAACAActcgacgagttttattttcaatctCGCAGGAAATAGCGCTTTTGATAGCATTGTTGGCAGGTTGAGATTGAAAATTGGTGTTCGTGTTTAACTCTCCTAGGGCGCCTCGAACATTGAGTCCCAAGTGTTTCATTGGAACTGTAGCGCCAACATTTTTAGACGCGTATACGTTTTCCTGATCATGAACCTGTACACAGAATTTATTATGCAATTTGCttatcactttctttaaagaATTCAGAACAATTTAATGTATAAAAAGAAGTTCTTACAATATGATTCCTCCTGACTTGAATCTCCATTTCGCCGTTCAATATTCTTGCTGTCAAACCAGCGACTTTAAAACACTATTTCACAATCAACtaccaagttttatttactgcaaattaataattctaaatCCAAATTACTCCCATGCAATTTGCAAATCACTGCTTGATGGTTGCAACTTCGTTTACTCTAGCTTGCCCTGATTGAAAATAacgtataaaattcataaatccaTACTGTCCAACGAGTTCAACAATACTCAGCTATGATTGGTCTATTTCTGGAACGGAAGTACATTAACgacttattaaattattcataataaattaaatattttttgaggaAATATTTCGATCATAAGTCATTGCAAAGAAATctcgtaatttattaaaaaaaaaatctattttaatgaaaaaaaatcattacaatCTAAAGAAAAAGTGCTTTATAGGCACTTCCGCCAAACAGCTGTATAATCCATAGACAACTTTTTCTTTTCATGctctttaatttattagttttggGTTCACTCAGCTTCATATagtcatatattttattgtgaaaaaagaGTAGAAATTTATTAAGGAAGCCACTATCACAATCTTATTTCAGAATCTAGCAACCCAAAAACTATGACAATTTCCATACCCGACCGATGAAGCCAATTGACCCGGTTGCCATAAACAAAAGTTGAAGTTGGagatgaaaaattaattaaaatagttgCATAGCAAACGAAATAATAAGATATCAAGCATGGCCGAAGTATCAATGTAGATTAGGTATGCTAAGCTCATTTCTTACATTTTCGCACTTCAGGCTCATTACAAGCACATCACGCTCGGATAAGGTGCTTGTGTGAGCCACTCGGAAATTCACGCCTAGGCGAGAGATAGCTCTCCACACGCTCGGGTTGTTACCCGTTGACGACAAACCGTTGTATAATCagtaatttatataactatatactattattaatatttattattaaaaaataacaagaaaagCGATCCTACTTAAAAAGTTTTGTATGATATCTCATACAGACCTTGACATTTATTTCTATGGAAAAAATTTTAGTCCATCGTGTAGAGCAATGAATGCCTGCTTTACGCAAAGCCAacaataacatatatttatttttgttgtgaagAACAGATTTTTAAtggtttaagttttttaacctcatttatcaaccaaccaacGTGCATCATGTTTGACGGTTTGTCGATAACAGCTGTGTTGCCCAAAAGCTACCTCTCGCTTTGGCGCTACCTGCCGAGTGAGTCGCCCGAGCACCTAGTCCGAGCGTGAAGTGCGAGTTTTAGATTTTGGATATTGTTTGACATCAGATAGTTTCCGTATCTTTATTTCCTGTGGTCTATTAAAAATTCCGCAGGCAGCCGTGCAATTATTTTTCTGCTGTGCAGtgaattaatttttcaaaatatttactattttcttCTTCAATTTTGAATACGGCATTGaattgtatttattcattaatttagtaatatagtgctaatagttttataatataatccaGTCACGTATTTCTTCAAAGGttagaaatgttttataaattaattatattcatgCGGCTTCCCTCACTAACAAAAGTATCTATCCTCAGCTTTTGTCACAATGGTGCAGAAAGGTCCCCGTCCTTTGGTGTTGTGCGGACCTTCGGGTTCTGGGAAAAGCACGTTGTTGAAGCGTCTTCTCAAAGAGTTTCCGGATAAATTCGGTTTCAGCGTGTCTCACACAACCAGAGGTCCTCGCCCCGGAGAAAAGGACGGTGTTCATTATCACTTCACTACCAAAGACGATATGGTAGCTGCTATTGAAAAAGGTGAATTTATAGAGACTGCAACCTTCAGTGGAAACATGTATGGAACCAGGTAAATAGATTGTTTCTTACGAGACTGTACGGCCATGTGCTGGATACATTTTGGCTTAGTGCCAACCTCTTGTTGATCAAACTAGTCATTGTTTACAACTTTGTTCATTTTGAatgtatatatctatttataattataaaaaaggttCTTAAAATCTGTGTTCCTATACCATTTATTGGAACATGATAAAACTTTGGTGTATTGCTATCAGGATCTCATTAAcccaaatgtatttttaaactataatatatttttcccCTTTCctgggatttttttatttatgcttttTTACTTATGATAAATTGTGAAGTGATAGTTTTGTCTCAGTAGTTAGTACCtaacaaaaaaatcttctttaatAAATGAACACTATTAACTTCTATACCTATTATTTGTCTCATACTCAAATATCATCTATGCAATCCTGCTGTTAGCTAAGCAATTAAGGTCATTGCTTCTTTATTGATTtctttatatcataatataataaagttctGTGGAAATCTCATAGAACGTAATTATTGTGATTGTTATATTACagtctattaattttataaatcatgGTCATAAgcctgtttataatattaaaagctgATCCTGCAATAGCAATCAGATTATCATTAATTTCCTTGTAGTGCCACATTAACATTGATAAAATTTcatgtatctatttattttttgagaGTATTCTTATCTTTTGCTTGATAATAATGACACAATACATGACATTGTACTTCatcagtaattttaaaataagaatttccAGTAGACATAGTATCATTTACCTATTTGTTTATGTGTGAAATAATTTAGAGTAAAACTGTTTTGTAATATGTGACTGTTGTCTGCTTAGTCAGTTTATTTTGGAATTTAAATAGTCCCAGAGGGAtcctttatttactttatttgccATTTATTTCCATCTTTAGGATGTAAACTATTGTGATCACCTATTCAGCTGCCttcctct is part of the Pararge aegeria chromosome 2, ilParAegt1.1, whole genome shotgun sequence genome and encodes:
- the LOC120635140 gene encoding G2/mitotic-specific cyclin-B1, producing the protein MEIQVRRNHIVHDQENVYASKNVGATVPMKHLGLNVRGALGELNTNTNFQSQPANNAIKSAISCEIENKTRRVVRCYKHVQSKVDTGLASKSIIQPSSRPPLRREESTGRLAARAVVSRAALKDTQNKPNEIKESVNVFVQAKKVVQAKKKLPTLKENAKEVKSLLKQPIGEPTESLGKLKLGDDVSTKVNQRKKEPEPTPELPDDIEDIDAKDNNTALLMSHYIKDIYRYLTKLEEKYAIEKDHLAKQVVVTGRMRATLIDWLVEVQKQFTLELETFHMTVGIIDRYLQVVTNVQRGKLQLVGVTAMFIASKYEEVFAPQVGDFVFITDNAYSASDVIQCEVEILSKLGYCLARPIPISFLRRFVKAAHGTSKNHHLAKYLVDLCLVEYSMAHYKPSELAAAAICLSLYLLSKKNLTEVWTPTLSYYSEYSLEHIEPIMRKIAKIVVNVEKSKYKAVYNKYLDISLAKVSSLPQLKSDVILELAQEA